The stretch of DNA GGAGGCCAATCTTTCGACAGAATTGGGCTTCCCTTCAACCGTACAAGGATTTCTCCGTACAGATCGTTCGGAGACAACATCCGTTCTGGGACAGTCGAAGCGTCGAGCAAGAGGCGAAGCAGAGGTTTGAGAAATACGGGAGACTCTTCATGGAGGAGACACTGAAAGCTGCCAAGACGACCAGACCGTCCGCCAGTTGGGGATACTACGCTTATCCCTATTGCTACAATCTGACACCGAACCAGCCCAGTTCGCAGTGCGATAAAACCACAGTGCTGGAGAACGATAAGTATGCGATTCGACGAGACTCGAGGCGTGTTTCCACCTAGGTAACGTGTAGCGTGCACCAGTGACGCGCTAGACAATGCTGCGTAAAAACAGACGAGATTGGGACGATACGCGATATGCTGTACTATAAATCGCGCGTGAATAACAGTGCTACGAGTCGACCGAGAGTGGAAACTTGCCTTCAGGGTCGACGCAGACCTGTGATTTCTTTCCGTTGCGATGACAGTCGAGCCAAATTGTTGTTTCGCGTTCGATTCCAATCGTGGTTGTATCTTCGGATCGTTCGATTTAGCACCTTCCGACGTACGACCCGTCCTCCAGTTACCGTTAAAAGTCCCTCAAGGGCCAGACGTAACGAGATTACGAGAGACACTCGTCGAGATTACCGTACCTGGATCGAAATGTGTCAATGCCAAGTTGAAAAATTCAACTCTCTTTCCCCGGTTACATCTGCCTTATCTAATCGTTGGCGATAAGAAGTGAACCAGCATCGTCGTCCGTTCCTCTATTTCAGAATGTCGTGGTTGTTCGAGCTGGAGGACGTTCTCTTGCCCTCGGTGTACTTGAGGTCGAGCCTGACCAGCAGCGAGAGAGTCGGGCTCGTCGGTGGTAGGGTGCGGGAGTCTCTGAGAATAGCGCGGCAGACGACACCCAGGAAAAAGGTTCTTCCCTACTACTGGTACAAGTACCAGGATCAGAGGGACGCGTATTTGAATAAGGCGAGTCCATTCGTTTTGAAAACATTTTAGGGGAACGAAAGATGCGTCACCTGATAACGTCCCGCGGGCCGGTCTTCAAAATGGATTTATCTTTGCAGGCTGATCTCGAGGCCACTCTCCGCAAGATCTCGGATCTCGGTGCGGACGGTCTCATCATTTGGGGAAGCTCCAACGATATCAACACCAAGGAGAAGTGCCTGCGGTTCGAGAAATACCTGAACAACGATCTCGGTCCTGTTGTCGATCGCGTCCGACGAACCGCGTTGGGCTTGAACCGGTACAACGAGGGTAATCCTGTGGACGATCCTGTGGACGATCCTGCGGAGAATCCTGTGGGGAATCACGTGGAGGTAGCCGTGGTCGATCAGGTTTAACGAAACACCGGAGACTAGGATCTTGTCAAAGAAACAGAAAACGGAAATGGTACAGGGTCCTCGTTGGTTTCTAATTCTCGCGCGTACGATTACCGTAAGCGAGCCAGCCGCGCGGACGAGGCTGCTCGACCTTCGACGGAGAAAGACGCTGGACGCCAGATGTATCGCTGAAACCAAAGACGAAACCTAGACGAGACATTGCTTCGCACGTTTGATCGCGCGAACGGCCAGTTGTCGAagcaacgatcgaaataaatttcgaaataaaccTACGAAGAATCGTCTCTTTCATTTCTCCCGGCGATACTCGGAACCGTCCGTAATATTCCCGATCGTTTCCAGGTCCGCGAGATGCTCGGTAAACGATTCGGTGGATCCTTCGCGTGGCACCCCCTGAAAAAACCACCGAGAAAACTAGCGGTCGGAGCTCGCGACGAAGGCACTTGAGCGCTAGCGTACGACAAGTTTTACTGGTTCGAGGTGTAAGGCCTCGGGCGATCTTGCTTTTTACAGTACACACGACGTCGTTGTAGAGGTAGTCAAAGATCTCTCTTGCTTACCGTTGATCCCTCTCCCCTCTCCATCCTGTTCGGAGAGCGATCCTTTCTCTTTCTGTTTTCCCGAGGATACCTGGAGAAACTGGGAGAACGAGAAAGACAGAGAACG from Ptiloglossa arizonensis isolate GNS036 chromosome 14, iyPtiAriz1_principal, whole genome shotgun sequence encodes:
- the LOC143154361 gene encoding hyaluronidase isoform X1: MVNEFCKRNRRMLPLLLSLVFPLAPVLLVDGFLFGFRPVTSKNEDRQGFDVYWNVPTFMCHKFGLRFENVSYKYEILQNAMDEFRGDRIAILYDPGMFPALLKDSNGAVVKRNGGVPQEGNLTKHLEVFREHLINQIPDESFRGVGVIDFESWRPIFRQNWASLQPYKDFSVQIVRRQHPFWDSRSVEQEAKQRFEKYGRLFMEETLKAAKTTRPSASWGYYAYPYCYNLTPNQPSSQCDKTTVLENDKMSWLFELEDVLLPSVYLRSSLTSSERVGLVGGRVRESLRIARQTTPRKKVLPYYWYKYQDQRDAYLNKADLEATLRKISDLGADGLIIWGSSNDINTKEKCLRFEKYLNNDLGPVVDRVRRTALGLNRYNEGNPVDDPVDDPAENPVGNHVEVAVVDQV
- the LOC143154361 gene encoding hyaluronidase isoform X2 → MCHKFGLRFENVSYKYEILQNAMDEFRGDRIAILYDPGMFPALLKDSNGAVVKRNGGVPQEGNLTKHLEVFREHLINQIPDESFRGVGVIDFESWRPIFRQNWASLQPYKDFSVQIVRRQHPFWDSRSVEQEAKQRFEKYGRLFMEETLKAAKTTRPSASWGYYAYPYCYNLTPNQPSSQCDKTTVLENDKMSWLFELEDVLLPSVYLRSSLTSSERVGLVGGRVRESLRIARQTTPRKKVLPYYWYKYQDQRDAYLNKADLEATLRKISDLGADGLIIWGSSNDINTKEKCLRFEKYLNNDLGPVVDRVRRTALGLNRYNEGNPVDDPVDDPAENPVGNHVEVAVVDQV